TGAAATTCGGAAACATATATTGAATTCATAGCATTTTTCAAATCCACGAACATTTTATTAAATTTgtgacattttttcaaattcatgaacttttttgaattggtgaatatttttaatccagaaacacTTTTAAAATGTGTGAACATTTCAGATTGACAAACATTTTTCTAGCTCATGAGCATTTTCattaaatttatgaacattttcccAATTCTACAGTACTCAACTTGACCTCAGATTTTTAACCTACTGATTTCCTACATAAAAAAATTAAAAGTTTGTCTGGCTTCTTCTTTCTCAATCGTTCAATACATTCAAATGTGTTGTTCCATGTGCAGTTACAAGAAACAAAATTATTGAAATACCATGCAAACGGAAGTCTAGGATAGAAATAGATGGACAATGAAAGAAACAGTCAAACAACTAAAACAAATAGAAGAGTAGAAGTAGGCTGTGAAAACATTGTGTAACAGTGGCCAACGATTGAAGCCCAACAACGTCGTGAAAGTGCTCAGGTGCGTGTTTTCTCGTCTAGTCCATGTGTTAGGCGCGGGATAGGAGGTCCCACAGTTCGTTCTAATGTGTTGCTGTAAACTTAACTAAAAGGTATAAACCAAGATTGTAAGATCAAATCCGACACCAAACAAGGAAAAGGTGAAGTCCCAAGCCAAGAACACATGCATTACTGGGAAGGGACTCCTAGAAGTTCGAATCCCCGAAAACTCTCCATGATCACAACAGGCGCACATGGATGGGGAAATTGGCCTATGATGACTTATAAACCCTAATGGTAGTTGTGTGTAATTCCATTGGTGTGTGACGGTGGTATCATGGTTTGAGATTTGTCTCGCTCCTTTCTTATTCTTTTTTTGCTTTAATAATTTGATAGTGTGAGGAGAACTATCATGCGGGTGGCATCAATTGGGGGGATAAGGGCCAAAGGCAAGACATATCAGCCTTCTTTTATAATTCACGCTAATGCGAGGAAAACCAAGTTTTTTTAATATTGTTATATTTTTATAACTCACGCTAATGCGGTGGTTAGTGTAGATTGAAAGGTGAAATTCGTCCTCCACACTGCACGGTTCTAGTTGTTCTTCATCTGCATGGATTTTACTTGGCAATGTGATCCTGGCGACGTGAAGGTTTGACCGGGAGGAGCTGTGGTGTATAGGACGGGGTGGATGTCCACTCTTTTTGCGTTAAACAACACAAAGACTCACTCTTCAGCCTTCATAGGAAGGAGGAAGACCCACCCCTCGGCCTCCTGGGAACGAAGAGTGATCCTCAACCCAAACAAGGATGAAAAGGGCCTCTTCAGCACATGCAAAGACGAAGAGTCACTCTTCGCCCAGTAGAGGACGACAGTGGCATAGATTTAAAATTTACTAAATCAACTCTATAATTTTGAATTTtcgtaaaaaaagaaaaagaaataatacTTACAAAATAATCGAAAACCAACATGATGGCGAGATGATCCTTAGAAGGTCATGTTCGGACGCCCAAGATTGAAATGGTCAAAAAGTAACTCACGATTTTACCCTGGGTATAGAAAGGAGCACCAAGAAATCACGGTACTGTACAAATGAAAGCACGGTAATCTACAAACCATTAAGATAAGCCTTACTAAAGTGACCAATGAAAACAGGCTATGTAATAAACTTTAAGTTACACTATTACAAAATCCAGGAACCCAGTGCATGTGGGGCTGGTGAGTGTGCTCACATGTAGGATAGTGATAAAACAACATACCATAGCAATGGAGTGCTCAAAATCATTGCTAATACAATCCATTATATGCCTTATCAACATTTATTCAATACAATGCATATGCCAAGTCATTCGCTCCACATCTCAAGGTAATATTAATCAGTCTACATAAACAAGAATAGTTCCAATCCAAAGCACATGCATGATGCATCAGTTTACAAAacgagcataatcagcatccaTTATTATGAACTTAACAGACGGATCTAGCGTGGTAGACTAGCAGACGCCATGAACTCGCACTCTAAGCTATAGCATCGTCGGCTTTCTCTCTTGCCAAGTTCCGTCCTGGACGATTGGCGAGCAGCTGTAGCTCTTATTTGAGTTTGTGACTCTGGTAGCATTCGTTCTTCATTTCTCGGATCTGCTTGACCTGAGTTCACCCGTTTTGTTCGCAGAGTCTGCAGTTCTGTCTCCACTTGTTTCATTGTGGGTCTTTCTTCACCGTGTAGCCTTAAGCACACCTCTGCAAGACAGGCCACACTGTTGATCTCTTCTTCGGTTGCCTCCTCAAGGACCTGAGAGTCAACAATACTTGTGATATTTCCATCTTTGAATTCCTGGAGAAAATAGTTTGACAGGCTCTTGACCGTGCCCGATTCACTTGTAAAAACAGGCTTCATtctgagaagcaactccaccagtACCACACCGAAACTGTACACGTCGCTCTTCTCATTTAACTGTCTGGTATGGAAATACTCTGGATCTAAGTACCCAAATGTACCCTGTACATTCGTGACAATGTGTGTTTGATCAGTTGGAACCAATCTAGATGCGCCAAAATCTGAAACTTTAGCCGTGTAGTTCACATCCAAGAGTATATTCGAGGACTTCACATCACGATGGAAGATTGATATTGAAGCTGAAGAGTGGAGATAAGATAGAGCTCCTGCTGTTTCGAGGGCAATCCTTACGCAATCAATCCAAGACAGAGAAAAACCATCACTTGAATCAGCATGAACAACTTGAGACAGTGAGCCACTGGATACATAGTCGTACACTAGCAGCGGAACCTCAGTTTCGAGACAACATCCGAAGAGCTTTATAATATTTCTATGATTTATCTGAGAGAGAACTGCGACCTCATTGATGAATTGACTGATCTCACACTCCTCAATGACCTTAGACATTTTTATTGCAACAACTCGCTGATCAGATAATATGCCTTTGTAAATCATGCCATGGCCCCCACGACCTATGATACGTGTAGGATCAAAGTTGTTTGTTGCCTTCTCTAGCTCTTCTAACGAGAAAATCTTCGTATTCTCATTTGCAGTTTCATCAGATGATATCAACATTTCTAGGAGAAGACCTTGGTTCTTCCGGAAATAGTTCTTCCGTAGTTGCTTTTGAACATTTATTTTCCATCTGCGAGTGAGAAACACTACAGTGAAGCTCAGAAGAAGAATGCCGAAACCACAGGACAGCCCAATAATCATACCTGCAGGCATTAATCTCTTTTAAGTTTCTGTTCTATCCTGTCTATCATAAATGTAACAATAAATATAGTCTTACCTAAGAGTAGAGGTTGTTGTTTTATCTTAGCACACTGCATTTTTAATGGATCATACTCAGTCTCGAGAGGACATTCAGTACAACGGAAGCTTCCATTGGTAttatggcagatccctttacaactGTTCGCTTGAAGGCATTCATCAATATCTGAAATTAACAAAATCTTGATAAGATGCGTTGACAaaatatatactccctctgattcACCATAGTAGTTCAGGACATGGGCACCATCTTCATAGCAATGTTTGACTAACACATTTTAGAAAAATAAAATTGCTTCAAACAAAAATAACTATATATTATAATAAACTATTTCATGGCTAATCTAGTCGTATCAATTGACACTTCCCATGTTGGTAGTTTTTTCTATACTGATGGTCAAATCTAAAATGTTTAAATGGCAAAAATTCTAAAGCTGATTATATTATGAATCTCtgtgcaaaaaagaagaagattataTTATGAATCAGAGGGTGTAACATGGAACACAGCACACCATTGAATtagcatgaaacagtacatcagccAACTAAATGAGGTCTACATGGAAAAAAAACTAGAAATAGTAGAAAAATTACTGGCTAATAGTAACATGCAATTATTTTAGTAACACGTGCATTTAAATACAAATGTACTCCTACAACTTTCTTGTAGAGAGTTAAGAAATAGCTAATAGTACATTTTTTCAAGCGGCAGGGGCTGTATCATTTGTAAGTTGTAACCCTAGAGGGAGGGAGGGAGTACCTCGACAACCACTTTGGATATATGGATTTCCTTGGAAGCCATCTGAGCATTTGCAGCGGTAACCAGCATAGATTCTTTCAGCAGTTACTTCCACACACTTGCTGTTGGTACTCACACAAGCATATCCAGATCTATTCCGTTGGGCTTCTGTGCAACTTAGATGAGCAGCAACCCATTTGATGGAGAGAAAAAAACCATATGGCAAAAAGAGAGGGTTACGTTCGGGTTCAGATATGGAGGTCCAATGTTGTTGCTCGGAAATGGTGACATTAATGGTCCCTTCATCAACATTCATATCGATGACTTGCTTATCCTCCAGCATGACCAGGGCATCTGATGACGTCATATTTGTGCAGTTGAGGTGAAACTCTTCCCTAGCAAAGCAACCCGCTTCGAAGCCGAATGGGAATTGCACACTAATGTTACCACACAAACGGGTACAGTCAGCCCTGCTCGGAGTTGGATTATACCCTGAATTGATCAGTATAAGGTTAGCATGTACAAATGCCCAAAAATGCCTAACAGCAGCTGTATGTTTGGCCGCTTGATTAGGTAAAAAGAAGTTACCTTTGCCGTTACTGGAGCAGCCATGTGGAATGTAAGGGTTGCCTGTGTAGCCGTCGTGGCACACACAGTTGTAGCGATATCTTGATGTCATATCTAGTGTATCGTGCATGTGGCCCTCGCACTCGACATGGTCGCCGAGACAGGCAACACAGGCGGTATTGGGTTGATCCCCTATATCCCATGAGAGCTTCAAGTAGTCAGTATTTATGCTGATTTTATCCCACAATTCAGAGGTCCAGTTAGAGTGTGCTCTGGTGTTTTTTGTGTCATGGTCATAGACAAATTTGAACTGATAAATGTCAGAATAGTTGTGCACGTCTACACGACAACAGCCAAAACCATTACAGTTGTGCATAGCCACCGTCTCTGAAATTTTTGGATCTGGGCACACAGTTGCGCAGATCGGCTGGATGGCATTCTCTTTGACAGAGTACACCGCCAGGTCGCAGCCAATGATGTTTAGAACAAAGGGATAAAGATGGAAGGACCTCCCAGGTGGTTTGAAAGACAAGTTGTAAGCACTAACACCAGATTTCAAGGGGATGGTATGCGAGAAGGAGGCCCAGATCGAGTTTAAATCAAAATGAGAATCACCGCCAAAGTTGACCACTTCGGTGATGCCGTCACACAAAAAAAGTATGGGGGGATGAGTGGCATCGTTGCAAGTGAGGTTGAAGTCAGGCCCACGGGAGCACCTGGATCCGATGCCAAAGGGATAGCTGAAGCTCACACTGCCGCAGCTCGTCGGGCAGCCATCGAGCGTGAAACCGGCACGAGATGGTCGCGCCCAGGTCCCTTCAGGGCTCTGCTGGCTTGTCAAAACTCCGGATGCCAGAGCTGTTAGCTTTCCTAGTGACCCGAGTACCAGCAGAgataacatcatcggcaaaatgccCATGGTGGATCGACAGTTCTACACTACACCTTGCACTAGAGAAATTCAGGTCAGGCAGCAGCGCCCTCTCTTATAGCTAGTAACACTTTCATGACTGCCTTCCTACTGCAAATATATCTAGGGTATGGTTACAAAAACTTATAGTTGACCCAAGGAAGACTGGAAGAGGATTCGTTTGGAACTTCCTAGGAAATGGTCATGTGAAAGGAGATGGGCATGCATGACCATGAGTCCATGACCTAGTAAATGGTCCTGTGGATTTGGATCTGAATGGGGCACTGGTGTATTTGATGCGATGTTAAGGAGATGACCATGACCTTGACCTCGGACACGAAGACCTCAGCAAGTCGGCCAATACCT
Above is a window of Triticum dicoccoides isolate Atlit2015 ecotype Zavitan chromosome 5B, WEW_v2.0, whole genome shotgun sequence DNA encoding:
- the LOC119312248 gene encoding putative wall-associated receptor kinase-like 16 isoform X2, which codes for MHDTLDMTSRYRYNCVCHDGYTGNPYIPHGCSSNGKGYNPTPSRADCTRLCGNISVQFPFGFEAGCFAREEFHLNCTNMTSSDALVMLEDKQVIDMNVDEGTINVTISEQQHWTSISEPERNPLFLPYGFFLSIKWVAAHLSCTEAQRNRSGYACVSTNSKCVEVTAERIYAGYRCKCSDGFQGNPYIQSGCRDIDECLQANSCKGICHNTNGSFRCTECPLETEYDPLKMQCAKIKQQPLLLGMIIGLSCGFGILLLSFTVVFLTRRWKINVQKQLRKNYFRKNQGLLLEMLISSDETANENTKIFSLEELEKATNNFDPTRIIGRGGHGMIYKGILSDQRVVAIKMSKVIEECEISQFINEVAVLSQINHRNIIKLFGCCLETEVPLLVYDYVSSGSLSQVVHADSSDGFSLSWIDCVRIALETAGALSYLHSSASISIFHRDVKSSNILLDVNYTAKVSDFGASRLVPTDQTHIVTNVQGTFGYLDPEYFHTRQLNEKSDVYSFGVVLVELLLRMKPVFTSESGTVKSLSNYFLQEFKDGNITSIVDSQVLEEATEEEINSVACLAEVCLRLHGEERPTMKQVETELQTLRTKRVNSGQADPRNEERMLPESQTQIRATAARQSSRTELGKRESRRCYSLECEFMASASLPR
- the LOC119312248 gene encoding wall-associated receptor kinase 5-like isoform X1, whose translation is MGILPMMLSLLVLGSLGKLTALASGVLTSQQSPEGTWARPSRAGFTLDGCPTSCGSVSFSYPFGIGSRCSRGPDFNLTCNDATHPPILFLCDGITEVVNFGGDSHFDLNSIWASFSHTIPLKSGVSAYNLSFKPPGRSFHLYPFVLNIIGCDLAVYSVKENAIQPICATVCPDPKISETVAMHNCNGFGCCRVDVHNYSDIYQFKFVYDHDTKNTRAHSNWTSELWDKISINTDYLKLSWDIGDQPNTACVACLGDHVECEGHMHDTLDMTSRYRYNCVCHDGYTGNPYIPHGCSSNGKGYNPTPSRADCTRLCGNISVQFPFGFEAGCFAREEFHLNCTNMTSSDALVMLEDKQVIDMNVDEGTINVTISEQQHWTSISEPERNPLFLPYGFFLSIKWVAAHLSCTEAQRNRSGYACVSTNSKCVEVTAERIYAGYRCKCSDGFQGNPYIQSGCRDIDECLQANSCKGICHNTNGSFRCTECPLETEYDPLKMQCAKIKQQPLLLGMIIGLSCGFGILLLSFTVVFLTRRWKINVQKQLRKNYFRKNQGLLLEMLISSDETANENTKIFSLEELEKATNNFDPTRIIGRGGHGMIYKGILSDQRVVAIKMSKVIEECEISQFINEVAVLSQINHRNIIKLFGCCLETEVPLLVYDYVSSGSLSQVVHADSSDGFSLSWIDCVRIALETAGALSYLHSSASISIFHRDVKSSNILLDVNYTAKVSDFGASRLVPTDQTHIVTNVQGTFGYLDPEYFHTRQLNEKSDVYSFGVVLVELLLRMKPVFTSESGTVKSLSNYFLQEFKDGNITSIVDSQVLEEATEEEINSVACLAEVCLRLHGEERPTMKQVETELQTLRTKRVNSGQADPRNEERMLPESQTQIRATAARQSSRTELGKRESRRCYSLECEFMASASLPR